One window of the Candidatus Polarisedimenticolia bacterium genome contains the following:
- a CDS encoding diguanylate cyclase produces the protein MNALLIGTLALVLGAGFLAGSLAARRRIEREKRRADGAEARERAYFSVIEILSGGFRQEGTATPSGKKPPAAEATLSGIAEAAPAAGPAPSRLPSPAAADSASESRYLFVSFEQEIRRAEAQGRPLTLVALEALPSGAAAVASEPAVHDRFLRGVAHALRGQMRGCDTCIRHAARDFILVLPGVSRVEARRVEARLRTALLAVSVEPRPGTEIRVHPALGSASYPDDGNSFDQLLTVADRRRSSDAAPDLPGSPSSPGVRSVPWKRAGTPN, from the coding sequence ATGAACGCCCTGCTCATCGGAACGCTGGCGCTCGTCCTCGGGGCCGGCTTCCTCGCCGGATCGCTGGCGGCGCGCCGGCGGATCGAAAGGGAGAAGCGGCGGGCCGACGGCGCCGAGGCGCGAGAGCGCGCCTATTTCTCCGTGATTGAAATCCTCTCCGGCGGCTTCCGGCAGGAGGGGACGGCGACGCCTTCCGGAAAGAAGCCGCCCGCGGCGGAGGCGACCCTTTCCGGCATCGCGGAAGCGGCGCCCGCGGCCGGGCCGGCGCCCTCTCGACTTCCCTCCCCGGCCGCGGCCGATTCAGCTTCCGAGAGCCGCTACCTGTTCGTCAGCTTCGAGCAGGAGATCCGCCGCGCCGAGGCGCAAGGGCGGCCTCTGACCCTGGTCGCCCTGGAAGCCCTCCCCTCCGGCGCCGCGGCCGTCGCGTCGGAGCCCGCGGTCCACGATCGGTTCCTGCGCGGCGTGGCGCACGCTCTGCGAGGCCAGATGCGGGGATGCGATACCTGCATCCGGCACGCGGCGAGGGACTTCATCCTGGTCCTTCCCGGCGTCTCCCGAGTGGAGGCGCGGCGCGTCGAGGCGCGCCTGCGCACGGCGCTTCTCGCCGTGAGCGTCGAGCCCCGCCCCGGCACCGAGATCCGGGTCCATCCGGCGCTGGGCAGCGCCAGCTACCCGGACGATGGGAACAGCTTCGACCAGCTCCTCACCGTGGCCGATCGACGCCGCTCCTCCGACGCCGCTCCCGATCTCCCCGGCTCTCCTTCGAGCCCGGGCGTCCGAAGCGTCCCCTGGAAGCGCGCCGGCACCCCAAACTAA
- a CDS encoding YIP1 family protein has protein sequence MFCPLCGKEIPEAYAGVRCPSCGGSLTAGAAGGGGPVPPSAPAPGGIPWENRASLGFFPALLQNIRSCLFEPDSFFGRMPKRANLGSALGYVALLGWVGVVAGSLWDLALRERALDFARSMGFDLPQQTLSPAFQVVGQIMKIVLAPLLVLIVVFLWSGILHVCLWVFGGAREGFEATVRVVSYAWGSAAPFYLVPICGGFVALVWSLVGQIIGLAKAHEIPPGKAAVAVLLPLALCCVVAGICILLFAGIFFAALKGGGA, from the coding sequence ATGTTCTGCCCGCTCTGCGGCAAGGAGATCCCTGAGGCCTACGCGGGAGTGCGCTGTCCTTCCTGCGGCGGATCCCTCACGGCCGGCGCGGCCGGAGGCGGAGGCCCCGTCCCGCCTTCCGCTCCCGCCCCCGGCGGGATTCCGTGGGAGAACCGGGCGAGCCTGGGGTTTTTCCCGGCCTTGCTTCAGAACATCCGTTCCTGCCTGTTTGAGCCCGACTCGTTCTTCGGCAGGATGCCGAAGCGGGCGAATCTCGGCTCGGCCCTCGGATACGTGGCTCTCCTGGGCTGGGTCGGTGTCGTAGCAGGCTCCCTCTGGGACCTGGCGCTGCGGGAGCGCGCGCTGGACTTCGCGCGCAGCATGGGGTTCGATCTCCCTCAGCAGACCCTTTCCCCGGCGTTCCAGGTCGTCGGGCAAATCATGAAAATCGTTCTCGCTCCCCTGTTGGTTCTCATCGTAGTCTTCCTGTGGTCGGGCATTCTGCACGTCTGCCTCTGGGTCTTCGGAGGAGCGCGCGAAGGATTCGAGGCCACCGTTCGCGTCGTCTCCTATGCGTGGGGAAGCGCCGCGCCTTTCTATCTCGTGCCGATCTGCGGCGGCTTCGTGGCGCTCGTCTGGTCTCTCGTCGGCCAGATCATCGGCCTGGCGAAAGCTCACGAGATCCCTCCCGGCAAGGCAGCCGTGGCCGTCCTGCTCCCCCTGGCGCTCTGCTGCGTGGTGGCAGGAATCTGTATCCTGCTGTTCGCGGGCATCTTTTTCGCGGCGCTCAAGGGCGGCGGCGCCTGA
- a CDS encoding DUF2752 domain-containing protein: MRIVRVAPAPGSVPYSAIFGVIALLGAAAAWLRMQLPLEWIPSLCPLHSLTGIPCPACGSTRALAALAAAHPLVALADNPLVAVLAPGAVVLGLVTAACRLAGWRLALLRLERREEAAARAAVALLIGANWLYLIAFR; this comes from the coding sequence ATGCGAATCGTCCGCGTCGCGCCCGCACCGGGAAGCGTCCCCTACTCTGCCATCTTCGGGGTCATCGCCCTGCTGGGCGCGGCCGCCGCGTGGCTGCGGATGCAGCTCCCCTTGGAATGGATCCCTTCCTTGTGCCCCCTGCACAGCCTCACCGGCATCCCCTGTCCCGCCTGCGGCTCGACCCGGGCCCTCGCCGCTCTCGCCGCCGCCCATCCGCTGGTGGCGCTGGCGGACAATCCCCTCGTCGCGGTGCTGGCCCCCGGCGCCGTCGTCCTCGGCCTCGTCACGGCCGCCTGCCGCCTCGCCGGATGGCGTCTCGCCCTGCTTAGGCTGGAGCGACGGGAAGAGGCCGCCGCCCGCGCGGCCGTGGCGCTCCTCATCGGGGCGAACTGGCTCTACCTCATCGCCTTCCGCTGA
- a CDS encoding efflux RND transporter periplasmic adaptor subunit: protein MEASQSSPAPKPPPELASLRIRRDAERPKRPTAWLIAASVAAVALAVGAYFAASVFFGAVAVEKTTAALVTQGQALTLLTVSGYVEAETRADLSPKITSRITQLAVTEGSRVRKGDVIARLDHTDLDAQLADAQAAWKNADSDLRRKQALERQGLATQADLDAATAGESTTRARVNYVRALLDYTVLRAPFDGVVVAKRAHVGEAVSPFGSPGQGSSNGGAIVTLVDFSTLYVGADVNESNLSRLAPSQPAEIVLDAYPDHTYHGALKQIIPSADRQKGTVKVKVAFQDPDEKILPDLSARVNFTSEATAGKPAKPTVQVPKSALVTRDGKPGVFLIQAERARFRAVVTGKEQEGAVEIQEGLLGGESLVADAARLELSDGTRIRIKE from the coding sequence ATGGAAGCGTCCCAATCCTCTCCGGCCCCGAAGCCGCCTCCCGAGCTGGCCTCGCTGCGGATTCGGCGCGACGCCGAAAGGCCGAAGCGTCCAACCGCCTGGCTGATCGCGGCCTCCGTGGCGGCGGTGGCGCTGGCCGTGGGCGCCTACTTCGCCGCCTCCGTCTTTTTCGGGGCCGTCGCCGTGGAGAAGACGACGGCCGCGCTGGTCACGCAGGGTCAGGCGCTGACCCTGCTCACCGTTTCGGGCTACGTCGAGGCCGAGACCCGGGCCGATCTGTCGCCCAAGATCACCTCCCGAATCACCCAGCTCGCCGTCACCGAGGGATCCCGCGTCCGCAAGGGGGACGTGATCGCCCGGCTCGATCACACCGATCTCGACGCCCAGCTCGCCGACGCGCAAGCGGCCTGGAAAAACGCCGACTCCGACCTCCGGCGCAAGCAGGCGCTCGAGCGGCAGGGGCTGGCCACGCAGGCCGACCTCGACGCGGCGACCGCCGGCGAGTCGACGACGCGGGCCCGCGTGAATTACGTCCGGGCTCTGCTCGACTACACGGTGCTGCGGGCCCCCTTCGACGGAGTCGTCGTGGCCAAGCGGGCGCACGTCGGCGAGGCGGTCTCGCCGTTCGGCTCTCCGGGACAGGGCTCCTCCAACGGAGGCGCCATCGTGACGCTGGTCGATTTCTCCACGCTCTACGTGGGCGCCGACGTGAACGAGAGCAACCTGTCACGCCTCGCGCCGAGCCAGCCGGCCGAGATCGTCCTTGACGCCTACCCCGACCATACCTACCATGGCGCCCTCAAGCAGATCATCCCCTCGGCCGATCGGCAGAAAGGGACGGTCAAGGTCAAGGTGGCGTTCCAGGATCCCGACGAGAAGATCCTTCCCGATCTCTCGGCCCGGGTGAATTTCACGTCCGAGGCGACCGCCGGGAAGCCCGCGAAGCCGACGGTGCAGGTCCCGAAGAGCGCCCTGGTCACGCGGGACGGAAAGCCGGGCGTCTTCCTGATTCAGGCAGAGCGGGCCCGCTTCCGGGCGGTCGTGACCGGCAAGGAACAGGAGGGGGCGGTGGAGATCCAGGAGGGGCTGCTCGGCGGGGAGTCGCTGGTGGCCGACGCGGCCCGGCTGGAACTGTCCGACGGGACGAGAATCCGGATCAAGGAATGA